One Nitrospirota bacterium genomic window, CAAGAGGGTGGAAGTGAGATTCCCTGATGCTTCATGCAATCCATATCTGGCATTTTCTGCCATGCTCATGGCAGGACTTGACGGCATCGAAAACAAGATAGAACCGGGAGCCCCGCTTGACAAGGACATTTATGACATGAAGCCTGAGGAATTGACAGACATCCCATCGCTGCCAGGCTCTTTGGATGAGGCGCTGGGACACCTGGAAAATGACAAGGAGTTCCTGTTAAAAGGTGGTGTATTTACGGAAGATGTCATAGATACATGGATTACCTATAAGAAGGCAAAGGAAATTGATGCAATGAGGCTCAGACCGCATCCTTACGAGTTCAATCTGTATTTTGATATTTAAGAGAGCAAATTAACACAACAAAAAAGGAGACGGACCTAACCGTCTCCTTTTTATTTTCAGATTGTAATGATAGAATATCCTTCACGTATGAGATGCCCCAGATGCGGATACACAACAGAATATGAATTTGAGTCGTGTCCTGTGTGCATGACACATGCTGATTCATTCAATAGAGTTAATCCAGCCGCCAGCGAAAAAGGTGGTTTCTGGGTGCGACTTTTGGCATTCATTGTTGATAATATAATTATCTTTTTTGCAACTGCGTTCTTTGCCTTCGTCGCTGGCCTGGCAACAGGACTGGGCGGTTTAACATCTGATGTGTCCGCTGAGAATGTTGAGTACCTCTCTACAATATTTGGTTTCTGCATAGGAACCCTGTTAGGTCCATTTTATTATACTTTTTTTACGGGATGGGAAGGACAGACTCCAGGCAAGAAACTTATGGGACTGCGCGTAATAACCATGACAGGTGAAAATGTTGGTTATGGCCGGGCATTATTACGATACATGGGATATTTTGTTTCCTTCTTCCTTCTTGGACTTGGATTTGTTATGATAGCATTTGACAGGAATAAACGAGGTTTCCATGATTTTATTGCAGGGACATGCGTAATCAGGGTCGAATAGGTTGAACGACTCCTATAAGTCAGGAGGCAGGTATGGAATTATCACATCTGAATAAAGATATGGAACTAATTCTAAATGCGGAACATCATGATCCATTTTCATATCTCGGTATGCATCCACAGTGGTTCGAAGGTAAATCTGTTGTAGCTGTAAGGGCATTCCTGCCTGAAGCTAAAGAGGTCTCTGTTATAGATGCTGAATACAATGATGTTGTATATCCAATGAACAAGAGACATCCTGAAGGCATATTCGAGGTCATTGTTGGTGACAGGACCAATGTGTTTCCCTACAGGCTCAGGATTCTTGATTCATCCGGCAACATACAGGAATTCAATGACCCTTACTCGTTCCTCCCCATTATAAGCAGTTTTGACCTTCATCTTTTTGCCGAAGGTAAGAACTATTTCATATACAGGAAGATGGGGGCGCATGTCCTGACACATAATAATATCAGCGGGGTGCAATTTGTGGTCTGGGCGCCTAATGCCGCACGTGTAAGTGTAGTAGGAAATTTCAACAGATGGGACGGAAGAAGGCATCCTATGCGTGTGCTGGGAGGCTCGGGTGTCTGGGAACTGTTCATACCCGGTCTGACTGAGGGTGAAACATACAAGTACGAAATAAAAACAATGGACAGCCTGATCCTTCTGAAGAGCGATCCTTACGGTCACTTCTCTGAAGTAAGACCAATGACCGCCTCCATAGTAAAAGATATAGACAGTTATAGCTGGAACGACACGGAATGGATGACATCACGTCAGCATAAAAACCTCCATCAGTCTCCTGTATCAATATATGAAGTCCACCTTGGATCATGGCGAAGAAAGAGTGACGAAGGAAACAGATTCCTGACATACAGAGAACTTGCCCATGAACTGGTTGATTACGTTAAGGAGATGGGGTTCACTCATATAGAACTCCTCCCTGTAGCAGAACACCCTCTTGATGTCTCATGGGGCTACCAGGTAACAGGCTATTTCGCACCGACAAGCCGTTTCGGAACACCGGAAGACCTGATGTACTTTGTAGACCACTTACACCAGAATGGTATAGGTGTGATACTCGACTGGGTGCCTGGTCATTTCCCCAAGGATTCACATGGTCTCGCATGGTTTGATGGAACGGCCCTGTATGAGCACCTTGATCCGAGGATAGGTGAACACAAGGAATGGGGGACCCTCGTATTCAACTATGGTCGTAATGAGGTAAAGAATTTCCTGATATCAAATGCGCTCTTCTGGTTTGATAAGTATCATATAGACGGTGTACGTGTAGATGCTGTCGCCTCCATGCTCTATTTAGACTATTCTCGTGAAGAGGGTGACTGGCTACCAAACAAGTACGGCGGAAGGGAGAATCTCGAAGCTATAGACTTCATAAGAGAGTTCAATGAGATTTCCTATAAATACTTTCCCGGCATCATGACGATAGCTGAAGAATCTACCTCCTGGCCGATGGTCTCAAAGCCGAATTATGTGGGCGGTCTTGGTTTCGGTTTCAAATGGAATATGGGATGGATGCACGATACCTTAGAGTATTTTTCTCTGGAATCCATATATAGAAAGTATCATCAGGGCAGTCTGACTTTTTCACTTCTGTATGCCTTCCATGAAAATTTCATCCTTCCCCTCTCTCACGATGAGGTGGTTCATGGCAAGAAGTCACTCCTCGATAAAATGCCAGGATATTTCCATGACAGGTTCTCAAACCTCCGGTTGCTCTATGGGTTCATGTATAGTCATCCTGGCAAGAAACTCCTCTTCATGGGAGGTGAGATCGGTCAGTGGTGGGAGTGGAATTGTGATGTAAGCCTTGACTGGC contains:
- a CDS encoding RDD family protein, whose product is MTHADSFNRVNPAASEKGGFWVRLLAFIVDNIIIFFATAFFAFVAGLATGLGGLTSDVSAENVEYLSTIFGFCIGTLLGPFYYTFFTGWEGQTPGKKLMGLRVITMTGENVGYGRALLRYMGYFVSFFLLGLGFVMIAFDRNKRGFHDFIAGTCVIRVE
- the glgB gene encoding 1,4-alpha-glucan branching protein GlgB, with product MELSHLNKDMELILNAEHHDPFSYLGMHPQWFEGKSVVAVRAFLPEAKEVSVIDAEYNDVVYPMNKRHPEGIFEVIVGDRTNVFPYRLRILDSSGNIQEFNDPYSFLPIISSFDLHLFAEGKNYFIYRKMGAHVLTHNNISGVQFVVWAPNAARVSVVGNFNRWDGRRHPMRVLGGSGVWELFIPGLTEGETYKYEIKTMDSLILLKSDPYGHFSEVRPMTASIVKDIDSYSWNDTEWMTSRQHKNLHQSPVSIYEVHLGSWRRKSDEGNRFLTYRELAHELVDYVKEMGFTHIELLPVAEHPLDVSWGYQVTGYFAPTSRFGTPEDLMYFVDHLHQNGIGVILDWVPGHFPKDSHGLAWFDGTALYEHLDPRIGEHKEWGTLVFNYGRNEVKNFLISNALFWFDKYHIDGVRVDAVASMLYLDYSREEGDWLPNKYGGRENLEAIDFIREFNEISYKYFPGIMTIAEESTSWPMVSKPNYVGGLGFGFKWNMGWMHDTLEYFSLESIYRKYHQGSLTFSLLYAFHENFILPLSHDEVVHGKKSLLDKMPGYFHDRFSNLRLLYGFMYSHPGKKLLFMGGEIGQWWEWNCDVSLDWHLLQYDMHSKMQRFVRDLNHLYRNEPSLYEIDFEYTGFEWIDFHDSDNSIISFLRRGKNQDDILICVFNFTPVQRDGYKIGVPMPGFYKEILNSNSEIYGGSNIGNSGGVWSTPHSWQGKHHQLELILPPLGMVVLKPER